One genomic segment of Panicum virgatum strain AP13 chromosome 2N, P.virgatum_v5, whole genome shotgun sequence includes these proteins:
- the LOC120662025 gene encoding probable galacturonosyltransferase-like 4 produces MARAWTTMAPCLLLALLLVAVAGASGIRVDVIRLPSAPAAFREAPAFRNGDECPPRGSPEGRVDVAMTLDANYLRGTMAAVFSILQHTACPESVAFHFLAARRDRDPLAAIRATFPYLDPNVYRFDPSRVRGRISRSVRHALDQPLNYARIYLADTLPADVRRVIYLDSDVVVVDDVRKLWSVDLASHVVAAPEYCHANFTKYFTDAFWSDPELSATFRGRRPCYFNTGVMVMDVAKWRLGGYTRRVEEWMAVQKRKRIYHLGSLPPFLLVLAGDIKAVDHRWNQHGLGGDNMEGKCRSLHPGPISLLHWSGKGKPWLRLDSRKPCTVDYLWAPYDLYKAAATALEE; encoded by the coding sequence ATGGCGAGGGCCTGGACGACGATGGCCCCGTGCCTcctgctggcgctgctgctcgTCGCCGTGGCGGGGGCGTCGGGCATCCGGGTCGACGTCATCCGCCTcccctcggcgccggcggcgttccGCGAGGCCCCCGCGTTCCGGAACGGGGACGAGTGCCCACCGCGGGGCTCCCCGGAGGGCCGCGTCGACGTCGCCATGACGCTGGACGCCAACTACCTGCGGGGCACCATGGCCGCCGTCTTCTCCATCCTGCAGCACACGGCGTGCCCGGAGAGCGTCGCGTTCCActtcctcgccgcgcgccgggaCCGGGACCCGCTGGCGGCGATCCGCGCCACGTTCCCGTACCTGGACCCCAACGTCTACCGCTTCGACCCGTCGCGGGTGCGCGGCCGCATCTCCCGCTCCGTGCGCCACGCGCTGGACCAGCCGCTCAACTACGCGCGCATCTACCTCGCCGACACGCTGCCCGCCGACGTGCGCCGGGTCATCTACCTCGACTCCGACGTCGTGGTCGTCGACGACGTCCGCAAGCTCTGGTCCGTCGACCTGGCCAGCCACGTCGTGGCGGCGCCCGAGTACTGCCACGCCAACTTCACCAAGTACTTCACCGACGCCTTCTGGTCGGACCCGGAGCTCAGCGCCAccttccgcggccgccgcccgtgcTACTTCAACACGGGCGTCATGGTCATGGACGTGGCCAAGTGGCGCCTCGGCGGCTACACCCGCCGGGTGGAGGAGTGGATGGCGGTGCAGAAGCGGAAGCGGATCTACCACCTGGGCTCGCTGCCGCCGTTCCTGCTGGTGCTCGCCGGCGACATCAAGGCCGTGGACCACCGGTGGAACCAGCACGGGCTCGGCGGCGACAACATGGAGGGCAAGTGCCGGAGCCTGCACCCGGGGCCCATCAGCCTGCTGCACTGGAGCGGCAAGGGCAAGCCATGGCTGCGGCTCGACTCCAGGAAGCCCTGCACCGTCGACTACCTCTGGGCGCCCTACGACCTCTACAAGGCTGCGGCGACCGCGCTCGAGGAGTGA